GAAGCTGGACGCGCTTATGCACAATTAGAAGCGATGGGATGGAAGAATGTGTATTTTTATCCCACTTCTGAAGCGTCACCTTACGAGCCATTTGACCCCGAAACGGAAATGACCTGGGGACAAATGCAGGTGTTGGCTGATTTGGTCAAGATTCAAGAGTCAAAGGTCAACGGGAGTCATTCAAAAATCGCGATTGTGGCTACTACGGGGGCGTTACAACCTCACTTACCACCACCAAATGCTTTCATCCCTTTTTCTCTGACTTTAAAAAAGGGTATGGAATTTGACTTAAATACCTTTAGTACTAAACTCGCTACTTTAGGCTATGAGCGAGTACCTTTAGTGGAAACGGAAGGGCAATGGAGTCGGCGTGGTGATATTGTTGATATCTTTCCTGTAGCTTCTGAGTTACCTGTAAGGTTGGAATGGTTTGGTGATGAAATCGAGCAAATCCGAGAATTCGATCCCGCAACTCAACGTTCTGCTCTTGACAAAATTGACCAAATCATTCTTACGCCTACTAGTTTTGCGCCAATTATTTTAGAAGCACTGCAAAACAGTGCGGAGTACCAAGGGCTGAGTGCGAAGATGAATTCTGGCTCAGAACTTGATACAGAAGAATTTGAAGGTAGCCGTCGCTTTTTGGGGTTAGCTTTTGAGCAACCTGCATCACTTTTAGACTATTTAAGCGAAAATACTCTAGTTGCCATTGATGAGCCAGAACAGTGTCATGCTCATAGCGATCGCTGGGTAGAAAATGCTGAGGAACAATGGTCGCTGGGAACTGGGGAAATCGACCTAGGTTCTGTACAATTACCGAAAATCCATCGGTCTTTTGAAGACTGTTTAGCAGCAGCGGCGAATTTTAAACAAGTATATTTATCGGAACTGGCAGAAGAAAACACTGGAATTAATCTAGCTAGTAGACCTGTTCCGGTTACACCACACCAGTTTGCTAAACTTGCCGATACATTGCGCCAAGAACGCGATCGCAATTTTTCGACTTGGCTAATTTCGGCTCAACCTTCCCGTTCTGTATCCCTTCTGCAAGAACACGATTGTCCGGCGCAGTTTATCCCTAATCCCCGCGACTACCAAGCAATTGAAAAGCTACAAATCAACCATATACCTGTAGCCCTGAAATATTCTGGCTTGGCGGAACTCGAAGGTTTTATTTTGCCGACATTCCGCTTAGTAGTAGTCACTGACAGGGAATTTTATGGACAGCATTCCCTAGCTACACCTAGCTATATCCGCAAGCGTCGCCAAGCTGCGTCTAAGCAAGTCGATCCGAACAAACTGCGTCAGGGGGATTATGTAGTTCACCGCAGTCACGGGATTGGTAAATTTGTCAAGCTAGAAAGTCTGACAATTAATGACGAAACCCGTGATTATATCGTGGTGCAGTATGCTGACGGCTTGCTGAGAGTTGCAGCCGATCAAGTAGGTTCTTTATCGCGCTTCCGCACTACCGCCGATAAAGCACCCGAACTGCACAAAATGACGGGTAAAGCTTGGGAGAATACCAAGAACAAAGTCCGCAAAGCCATCAAGAAATTGGCAGTGGACTTGCTGAAATTGTATGCAGCGCGATCGCAACAACAAGGCTTTAACTACCCAGCGGATATGCCTTGGCAAGAGGAAATGGAAGATTCTTTCCCTTACCAACCGACAACCGATCAGTTAAAAGCTGTACAAGATGTCAAAAGAGATATGGAAAGCGATCGCCCAATGGATCGCTTAGTTTGTGGCGATGTCGGTTTCGGGAAAACAGAAGTAGCAATTCGCGCCATTTTTAAAGCTGTCACCGCAGGTAAACAAGTCGCCTTACTTGCACCTACTACCATTCTCACCCAGCAACATTACCATACCCTCAAAGAACGCTTTGCCCCCTACCCGGTGAATGTTGGCTTACTCAACCGCTTCCGCACTGCTGAAGAACGGCGAGAAATTCAAAAGCGGTTATCAACGGGAGAGTTAGATGTAGTCGTTGGTACACACCAACTTTTAGGCAAAGGTGTCAGCTTCCGCGATTTAGGGCTGTTGGTAGTCGATGAAGAACAACGCTTTGGCGTTAACCAAAAAGAGAAAATTAAAAGCCTAAAAACTCAAGTGGATGTGCTGACACTCTCCGCTACTCCCATTCCCCGTACTTTGTATATGTCTTTGTCCGGTATTCGGGAAATGAGTTTAATTACCACACCACCCCCATCCCGGCGACCGATTAAAACTCATCTCGCCCAGATGAATTACGAAACTATCCGTACAGCCATCCGTCAAGAACTAGACAGAGGCGGTCAGGTATTTTACGTAGTGCCGCGGGTCGAGGGAATTGAAGAGACAACAGCCAAATTGCGAGAAATCATCCCCTCAGCGAGATTTGCTGTGGCTCACGGTCAAATGGATGAAGGGCAGTTAGAATCAACCATGCTCACCTTCAACAATGGTGAAGCAGAAATTTTAGTTTGTACGACAATTATTGAATCTGGTTTAGATATTCCCAGAGTTAACACCATCTTAATTGAAGATGCTCACCGCTTTGGTTTATCACAGCTGTACCAATTACGCGGTCGTGTCGGACGTGCGGGAATTCAAGCTCATGCCTGGTTATTTTATCCCCAGCAACGAGCATTATCTGATGCTGCAAGGCAGAGATTGCGGGCAATTCAGGAATTTACCCAACTAGGTTCGGGATATCAGCTAGCAATGCGCGATATGGAAATTCGCGGTGTAGGTAACTTACTAGGTGCAGAACAATCCGGTCAAATGGATGCGATCGGCTTTGATTTGTATATGGAAATGTTGGAAGAATCGATTCGCGAAATCCGCGGCCAGGAAATTCCCAAAGTTGACGATACCCAAATCGACCTCAACCTCACAGCCTTTATTCCCGCCGATTACATCCCCGACTTAGATCAAAAGATGAGCGCTTACCGTGCAGTAGCGGCGGCGAAATCCAAAGAAGAATTGACACAGATTGCAGGAGAATGGAGCGATCGCTATGGTGGAATTCCCGTAAGCGCTAATCAATTATTGCGCGTTATGGAACTCAAACAACTAGCAAAGAAATTAGGATTTAGCCGCATTAAACCAGAAAACAAACAGCACATCATTTTAGAAACCCCAATGGAAGAACCAGCTTGGAATTTACTGGCGGCGAACTTACCAGATCATCTGAAAACGCGATTTGTCTACTCTCCTGGTAAGGTGACGGTGCGAGGTTTAGCTGTTCTTAAAGCAGATCAACAATTGCAAAGTTTAATTGATGCTTTAGGGCGAATGCAGGGGGCGATTCCTGAAGCCGCTATGGTTTAAGTAATTGGGAGCATTACAATTATGAGAACGGCTCAGAATCTTTAAAATAAATAGTTTACATATGTTGATACAATGGGCAATTAAGGGTATCAATGGTGACTTAAGTGGCATTGATGATAACACTGCCAAAAGCATAATAGATGATGGACGCGGAATATTGTGTAACTGGTGGCGAAACCAGATCCAAATTTCGCCACCAGAAGTGCGGGACAAACTAACCAAAGCTAATCTAGGATTGCACGTTAATCAATATGATATTGTCAAGGATCGGACACCATTCATCTCCCTGACAGCAGGTTGCGTTGAGCGAGACGCAGCAATTCAAACTAACCAAATTCACCCTGCTTCCAAAGTAGCACGCAGATTTGCAACGCGCTGGGGCACAAGCCCAGGTTATCTCTTCTACTGTTGGGTAATTGTCGGACTCAAGCCAGCAGTAGAAATTTCGCAGATTGCAGAGGAAATTCGAGAATTGAATACTTATACTAGTTACTCACACTATCAACTTGAAGGCGAGATTACAGCAAAAATTCACATTCCCTCAAATCAAATCCTGAAATGCGAGAAGTATGAGCCTAACGGCAAAGGTCAATGCCCAAGAGTCTGGACACATCAAAATCGTAGCTTTATCAGACCAGCGGCTATTTTAAATATGCGGGAGCTTTTTTAGTCATGCAAGAGCGCGCCATCGAAATACTGAGACTTCAAAACATTGAACTTATCGAGTCACGGACGAGATTTCTGGAGTCCTATGCTGATGAAGTACTTGAAGAATTAGAATTATTTACAGAACCTTGGATGGCTGAAGTAGCTGCCGCAACAGCCTTAACTCAAGCTGCGCAATCTGCTTGGCTACTTGACGAAAATCGATCTGTGGACATTATTGAACGTGCTGCTTCACATTACAAGCATGGTGCTGGCTTACCCTACGGCTATTTCCTGTTCTCTCTCATTAGTAATTTTAGGGACACGATGGCTGCACTTTTAGATGGACCAGCAGTATCCATGCTAGAGGCAATTGTCAGCAATGAACACCCAGTTCGAGAACATTTGGGAGAGTATGAATTGAACTCTTTACACTATCCCAACCAGCAAGTCTATCTTCTCTTAGCATTTCTTAGTCATAGAGAAATAGCTAATGAGTTTCGTTACCTAATCGAAAGTGCGCTAGAGTCTCTCAATGTTCATGGTGCTCTACCTATGGGACCTCACAGTGTCCCACTGGCTCGTTATATGAAAATTGCTCACCTGGTCTGGTCTTTACATAGCAGTCCAGAGAACATTTTTTATGGGCGGGTTCGCCAAGAAATTAGCCCATTGCTCGATCTAGGATTTAGATATCAAGAATCTATTGAGATGGCTATGAGAAACCGCTATCTTTGGCAACAAATGCAGTCACCTGTAGAAATTATTGACTTCGATTCCGTAGGTCTTGTAACAATTTTTGCTGGAGCTTTAAGCCCAGCTCTTTGGGAAGAATTATCTTATACAATTCAACAAGAAATTCCACCACTCGCCAGTATTTCACTACAAGTTGCAAATTCATTTCTCAGACAACGAGGTAATCAAGAAATGAGAGGCTAAAGTCTAATTTGATGGAATTTGATGAACTTCAAGTAACTGCTCACAATATTGTTTCAATTTTGTGATTGCTTGTTTTGCTGCTTTTAATCTTTGCCAACGACGTTCATTTGGTTGGACATCTTCTAGAAGCGCTCTTAATGGTAAAAGCATCAATGAAAATGGTTCTTGCTCATATTTTTCAACAAAATGTGAATATTGCATACATCCTATTCCCTTCTCGTTACTAATGATAAGTAACTCACCGATACCACGCTGTTGAAGAGAAAAAACTTGCCTATCTTCACCAGTACCAGAATAACCAGAAGGGAATTTTGATAGAGATTGCGCAAATTCAAAAATTAAGTTAAACAATTCATTTTTTTCCTTTTGAGATTTAAACATCTCAAAGTTGAGTTCTTCCAACAATAAACGAACCCAACAAAAATACTGTGCAAACAGGTACAGTGTACTAGGCATAAAATAATCATAAGTTATAGACCAATTAGGATCTAACTGATAAGTAGAATTAGACTGAGTATTTTTACTTAAAGTAAGAAATCCTTGATCTTCCAAAATATTTTTTAATCTTTGTTCTAAATCTTGAACAGATCCTAAAATAGGATTTGACCATCGGATAATTTCATTTTTAATTCGCTCTTCAGTAGATAATTGTTTAGCAATATTTTGTCGATACTCTTCTATCTCCTTTACATACTCTTTTTTAAGAGTTTCAAGTGCATTGTTATTCTGAACATTTAGATTGTTTTTTAAAATTTCTATCTGGGTATTACTCTCTTTAGCTAAGACATTTTTTAAAATTTCGACCTCAGCATTTTTATCAGCTTTGAATTTATCTAAGTCTTTAGATAGAAGATGAGTAAAAATACTTTTAACCAGCCAAGTTATTGCGGCAACAATAGTCGCTGTTCCAAATAGTGAGCTAATTATTATGTTCCAGTTAATAATTTCAGTTGATATGATTTTATCCGTTTTAACAGTGACAGGAATTTGATTAATATTTGCTAAGAAAGATTGAGATTTTTTATCCCAAATATTTATGTAAAGCTGATCATTGTTATCTTGCGTGTACACTCTCATAGCTAAATCATTAGTTTCTAGTATCAGTTGTTTAGGGGTTTCTGCCCATGATGAACAAGGAAGCATGAGAGAGAAAATGCCTACTATAATAGCAACAGACAGACTTTTAGGAGTGTTTGTTGAAAAAATTAGTGAAGTTAAATAATCAGAGTGCTGTTTCATTGCTAATTGTCCTAAGATTTACAATGTTTATTAATGTTACTATCAAAACATTGTTATCGCTATAGACAAATCTTTATCCACGGTTGCAAAAGCCACAAATACCATAATCTAAAATGCTATTACTTTGCTGTAGTTAAGGCTAACCTTTCTAGAAGATTGGCATGTAGGAAGTTCAGTTTAAGATTTTTGAGTAAAACAATTTGATGCCAGTAACGCTCATATCAACCTTTCTACGTAAAATAAATAGAGATAGAGTTAGCCCGGTGGTTCTAGAGGCAATGCCCAAATGCTACAAGCAGCATCCAAAACTCTGACACTTGAGGAGTTTTTGCAACTACCAGAAACCAAACCCGCCAGTGAGTACATTGATGGTCGAATTATCCAAAAACCGATGCCACAAGGAAAACACAGTACGCTGCAAGGAGAACTTGTACCTGCGATCAATTTTGTAGTCAAGCCTAAGCGTCTGGCTCGTGCATTTCCTGAGTTGCGTTGTACATTTGGCGGACGTTCAATTGTACCTGACATCGCAGTTTTTGTTTGGAGCAGGATTCCCCGTGATGAGAATGGGGAAGTTGCAAATATATTTCCCCTTGCTCCCGATTGGACAATTGAAATCTTGTCTCCCGATCAAAGCCAGACAAAAGTAACCAAAAATATTCTCCATTGTCTCAAGCATGGAACTCAAATGGGTTGGTTAATCGATCCAGATGAGCAAACGGTTTTTGTTTATCGCCCTAAGCAAGAAACTGAAGTGTTTGATCGACTAGATGCACTCTTACCTATGCCATCGTTTGTGAGTGAACTACAGCTTACAGTCAAGGATTTGTTTGCTTGGTTGTTAGAGTAAGATTAAGCCTATTTTGGAGTGCGATCGCCCCATAACCTTAATTTCCCTAAAATTGAATTGTGATGTTGTGAGGAGGTAATTTTACCAACAGGTGAACAAGGAAAATCTTGCATAAAAGTTTGTCAATATCTGACGAACTTCTATCGTCCGATAGAGCTTGTAAGTTGTGATAAGCGTACAGGTATTGTGTACATCTTCGCGGGTGAAGATTTGCAAGTTAATTTATCGTGATGGCAAGTGGAGGTTTAGATGAAACCAGACTTTGACACTATGAGTATTGCTGAACTGCGAGCTTACCTGCTATTACATAGAAATGACGACGAGGCATTTTACAAACTTGCCGATCGCCTGGAAGCGAATTCTGACGATACTGATGTATACCCAATTCCAGACACACCTGAAAACATTGCCATCATGGAAGCAGCGATTCAGGAACAAGTTAAGAAGTTGGAAGAGAAACGAAAAGGTTAAGCGATGCCTTAGGTAATGTCTTCGACAAACGCAGAGGCAGCTGTTGTTTCAAAAGTTGGGAACGTTAAAATTTAATCAACTTTCAGAGTTGATAGCCTAATTTCATGAGTACCCTCGACCAAGTGCTAGAAACTGCTTTGCAATTACCCTATGAACAGCAGGAAATGCTGATTAAAATTCTGCAAAACCGCCACCATGAAAGTCGCCGTACACAAATAGCCGCAGATGCCCAGCAAACCTTAGCTGATTTCCGTGCAGGCAAATTTCAACAGCAGTCAGCCGAGGATGTTATTGCAGCATTGCGCGAGTCTTTGCACGAAGCAGAAGCATGAGTCCGCTGCTTTTAATCCCCAAATTTAAACAAGCATTCCGCAATTTTGCTGTGGAACTATAACTATGATTTTGAGCGATCGCTCTTTCTCTAACAACACAAATAGCGATCGCTCTAAAATCCCAACAGGTAAAATATCAAATTGAGTTAGTCTGGCATTACTAGAAGCAATGCCCATATGAATACATTAAAGTTGACAGGCAAATTTGAACAAGCATTAGTCTACGCAACTCGTCTTCATGCCAATCAAACACGTAAGATTAGCGATATTCCTTATATTGCTCACTTGTTGAGTGTAGCCGCATTGGTATTAGAAGCTGGCGGGACTGAAGAAGAAGCGATCGCAGCTTTGTTGCACGATAGCATAGAAGACCAAGGCGGCAAAGCTATTCGTGAAGAAATCCGCCAATCTTTTGGTGATGCAGTTGTCGCAATTATCGATGGTTGCACAGAGTCGGATACTCTACCTAAACCACCTTGGCAAGAACGTAAGAATCGATATTTAGAAAACCTGCGTCATTCTTCTGTCTCAGTCCGCAGAGTATCTTTGGCAGATAAACTACATAATGCCAGATCGCTACTAGCAGACTGGCGACAATATGGTGACAGCATTTGGACTCATTTTAAAACTGGTAGAGAGGGTACTTTATGGTTTTATCAATCATTAGTGCAAGTGTATCGTCAGACAGGCTCTGATTGGATGACAGAGGAACTAGAACGAGTTGTTGGTCAGTTGCAACAGGAAAATGTTAGCTAATATAAGTTTTTTAATCCCAAAAGCCCGTGCAAAGCTAAAATGTTTCAGTCCCCTTGCGGGGTTTTGTGCAAAGCTGATACCTTTGGCAGCGATCGCCTGAATTTTGTTGCTGGGAATGAATGATTAAGAAGATTTTGAATTATGAAAAACTAGTTTTATTAGCTTCTTTTTCGGACTATTTTCTTTTGGTAACTCCCAAATATCTCGTATTTGCTGTTGGCTATCGAGTAATAATTGAAGGTGAACTGGTAGTTGAGATTTGTGTCCAAAAAATCCAGGCTCACCATCTAGTATCTCGTTTTCAACTTTTCCATTAAACATAAGCTTCGACTCCTTCAAAGGCTAATGTTGGGGTCTATTTTTTGTCAATCTCCATAAGGTGCATTGGAATATCCAGAGCGAAAAGACCGAACACTTTTTTGTTCTGGATAATACTGATTTCTCAAAATGCTACCAGTGTCATTCCCCATCACATGAATTGAGATAGATGGAGTAAATACTGTAGTAGCTTTCACTGAATGAATATCTCCGTGAGGAGGTAATAAACGATAAATATCACCAGTTTTTACTTGATAATTACCAAGAATTTCTAACTGAGCAAATCCTTCTAATTCGCCGTTATCTAAGCGACGGTAGACTGTTTCTTCTTGTTTGCCTTGATATAATCCAACCAATCCCCAAGATAAATGGTCGTGAATAGGAGTGATGGAATTAGGAGGAATTACTAAACTAAAAATAGTTAAAGAACGCTCTTGAGAGCGATACAGCAACCATTGTCCAATACCACCACCGAAACTACTACTATAATTGGGTTGAGCAAAATGCTGTGGTAGCCATTGCCGTTTTTTTAAAAATGCAGCAAAATAAGGTTCTAAAATATTGAGAGTTTGTGCGCGATCGCCTGTTGTACTAGCAATAATTTCTTTAGCAGTAGCCACAAACTTAGATAGTTCCGGACTATCAACAAACCATTGATCTGCTTCTAGAGGTTTGAGAGTAGTTGTATAAGCCATAGAATTTTATTTGTATCGTTTGCGGGCTAATTACTCATCTGAATTCATAACCTACTGTTCGATCTAGAACTTGACGCAGAGCTTTAACCTTGGTGATAGCGGGTAAAATTATCGAGGAGCAAATTAACATCCAAATCAGGGTTTTGTTGATGAGTAAAAAAGCAAGTGCGATCGCCTAAGCTTAGAAAATTCTATCTCCGACATTCTCGCACTCGCTTTTACTGCCATAAAGTAGGTATCCATCCCCACCTAACACATTGCAACCAGCAAGCAAGGCCTTGATTTGCAATGATAACTGACTATATACGATCGGCTTCACCCACCGAAGGCGATCGCATTTAATAATTTACTACTGTTTGTTGGTCAATTTACCGTAGTTTGTTACATAAAAAAGCTTTGCACACTTTTCTCCTAAAATCAAGGGCTGTCTTAATAAAAGTTAAAAATTATCAAACAGGGTTGTAATTACTAACAAGAACTTACAGGTCAGCAAATAGTTGTATATCAATACAGCTATTTTTAGTAACTTCTCTTTCTTCAATCTAAAAATCTGCAAAATATAAACTTAATCTTAATGTTTTTGTATCCATCAATACATATTTGCTCAAGCTTTTATTGGATGCTACTATTTTGTAAAATATAAATTGCTTTAAATCGACCGACTTATAGTAGATTAATAGTAAATCACAACTCAAGTAACTTCTTACGATTTATAAAATAATTAGCATCACACCGATCGCTGAAGAATTAATGACTCTCCAGTAAGAAGTTGCTCATAAATTCTCCGAACTAAAATTGATTCACAAACAAATTAATGTTAAAGAAGCTATTCTGCCACCTGAGCAATATGCAGCTTCGTCACTCAAAAGCTAATAATTCGTAATTATGACCAATCCAACTGAGTTATTCCATCGTCGTTATGGTGTAGATGCATTTAATGCAGATATTCCTTGGAATGAGACAATATCTAATTTGCTGTCTCACCGTTCGATTCGTGCTTACCTGAACGATCCCCTCCCAGCAAACACCTTAGAAACATTGATAGCAGCGGCACAATCTGCATCAACTTCCTCAAATCTCCAGACGTGGAGTGTAGTTGCTGTCCAAGATCCCCAACGTAAGGAGAAGTTATCGCAGTTAGCGAATAATCAAGCACATATTCGCCAATGTCCTTTATTTTTGGTGTGGTTAGCAGATTTGGCAAGATTGGCATACATCGCCGAAAGTCAAGGATTACCTCATGAAGGCTTAAATTATCTGGAAATGTTTTTGGTAGCGGCTATAGATGCAGCATTAGCCGCACAAAATGCGGTTGTCGCCGCGGAATCTCTAGGTTTGGGAACAGTTTATATTGGCGCGTTGCGCAATCGTCCAGAAGCAGTGGCTGAGGTTTTAAACTTACCGCCTCATGTTGTTGCTGTATTTGGGTTATGTGTTGGCTATGCAGATTCATCTGTAAATGTGGAAATTAAACCGCGTTTACCCCAAGTAGCGGTATTGCATCAAGAGACTTATCAATTAGAGAAACAAGATGAAGCGATCGCAGATTACAACCAAATCATGAAAGCATTCTATAATTCCCAACAGATGAATGTTCCTGGGGATTGGTCAGAACACTCAGCTAAACGGATAGCGTTTATTGAATCTTTATCAGGACGCGATAAGTTGCGGGAAGTTTTGAATAATTTGGGGTTTGAGTTGCGATGAACAAATGCTGGGTACTGAACCAGAGAATCAGTACCCAGCACCCAATCTCTATTAATTAGAGGAGGACACTTGCGGAATGCGGGTTTCCCACGCCAATTGCTACAGCGCAGAGAGTGTTTGAGATTTAGACTGTTTGCAGTTGCAGGGTTTTTTGGAATAGTTCTAAAACCTTTTGCCAAGCGTCGGCGGCGGCTTCGGGATTGTAGCTGGCGCGATGGTTGCAGAAAAAGCCATGCTCTGCACCTTCATAGCGGAAGATTTTATGAGGAATTTGATGTTTCTTGAGTTCGGCTTCAATTTGTTCTGTGTGTTCTAGAGGGATTCCTCGATCTTCAGTACCAAAGAAGGCGTAAATGGGGCCTTTAATCTCTGAAGTATGAGTGATAGTAGGTTCACCACCACCAGGTATAGAGTTGGTAATTCCGCCACCGTAGAAGGAAGCTGTAACTTTAATATCTGGCAGAGTAGCTGCTAAGTACACAACATGACCACCAAAGCAGAAACCAATAGATCCAATTGCATCTTTTTGGACATTTGGCAGAGTTCTCAAGTAAGTAATTGCAGCTTGAATATCACTCAAGATTTCTTCTGCTGTGGTTTGTTCTTTATAGCCTCTACCACGTTGGATATCTTCTGGGGTATATTGAGCCTCGAAACCAGGAGCAGTGCGTTGATAAAGTGCGGGAGCGATCGCTACATATCCTTCTTGAGCCAACTTCTCTGCAACTTCCCGAATATGAATATTTACTCCAAAGATTTCCTGAATCACGATCGCGGCGGGGAATTTTCCCTCTTTTGCAGGTTCAGCTAGGTAAGCATCAATTTGCAAATCGCCGTTTGGGACTTTAACTTGAGTTGTGCGAATTCCTGTGCTTGTCATTTGAGAATTTAGCCTACAATCTCGTTGAAGGTGGATTGCTATTATACTAATACTGCTGTAAATCTATCGATTTACCGTATTTTATAACAGCATCATTTCACAACCCCATCA
The genomic region above belongs to Calothrix sp. NIES-2098 and contains:
- a CDS encoding transcriptional-repair coupling factor encodes the protein MAFSSIVRALARSPLTTELVSKLNRQQDLRLNGVPRFPKGLVASALAQNSEKNLFVVCATLEEAGRAYAQLEAMGWKNVYFYPTSEASPYEPFDPETEMTWGQMQVLADLVKIQESKVNGSHSKIAIVATTGALQPHLPPPNAFIPFSLTLKKGMEFDLNTFSTKLATLGYERVPLVETEGQWSRRGDIVDIFPVASELPVRLEWFGDEIEQIREFDPATQRSALDKIDQIILTPTSFAPIILEALQNSAEYQGLSAKMNSGSELDTEEFEGSRRFLGLAFEQPASLLDYLSENTLVAIDEPEQCHAHSDRWVENAEEQWSLGTGEIDLGSVQLPKIHRSFEDCLAAAANFKQVYLSELAEENTGINLASRPVPVTPHQFAKLADTLRQERDRNFSTWLISAQPSRSVSLLQEHDCPAQFIPNPRDYQAIEKLQINHIPVALKYSGLAELEGFILPTFRLVVVTDREFYGQHSLATPSYIRKRRQAASKQVDPNKLRQGDYVVHRSHGIGKFVKLESLTINDETRDYIVVQYADGLLRVAADQVGSLSRFRTTADKAPELHKMTGKAWENTKNKVRKAIKKLAVDLLKLYAARSQQQGFNYPADMPWQEEMEDSFPYQPTTDQLKAVQDVKRDMESDRPMDRLVCGDVGFGKTEVAIRAIFKAVTAGKQVALLAPTTILTQQHYHTLKERFAPYPVNVGLLNRFRTAEERREIQKRLSTGELDVVVGTHQLLGKGVSFRDLGLLVVDEEQRFGVNQKEKIKSLKTQVDVLTLSATPIPRTLYMSLSGIREMSLITTPPPSRRPIKTHLAQMNYETIRTAIRQELDRGGQVFYVVPRVEGIEETTAKLREIIPSARFAVAHGQMDEGQLESTMLTFNNGEAEILVCTTIIESGLDIPRVNTILIEDAHRFGLSQLYQLRGRVGRAGIQAHAWLFYPQQRALSDAARQRLRAIQEFTQLGSGYQLAMRDMEIRGVGNLLGAEQSGQMDAIGFDLYMEMLEESIREIRGQEIPKVDDTQIDLNLTAFIPADYIPDLDQKMSAYRAVAAAKSKEELTQIAGEWSDRYGGIPVSANQLLRVMELKQLAKKLGFSRIKPENKQHIILETPMEEPAWNLLAANLPDHLKTRFVYSPGKVTVRGLAVLKADQQLQSLIDALGRMQGAIPEAAMV
- a CDS encoding metal dependent phosphohydrolase; protein product: MNTLKLTGKFEQALVYATRLHANQTRKISDIPYIAHLLSVAALVLEAGGTEEEAIAALLHDSIEDQGGKAIREEIRQSFGDAVVAIIDGCTESDTLPKPPWQERKNRYLENLRHSSVSVRRVSLADKLHNARSLLADWRQYGDSIWTHFKTGREGTLWFYQSLVQVYRQTGSDWMTEELERVVGQLQQENVS
- a CDS encoding nitroreductase; this translates as MTNPTELFHRRYGVDAFNADIPWNETISNLLSHRSIRAYLNDPLPANTLETLIAAAQSASTSSNLQTWSVVAVQDPQRKEKLSQLANNQAHIRQCPLFLVWLADLARLAYIAESQGLPHEGLNYLEMFLVAAIDAALAAQNAVVAAESLGLGTVYIGALRNRPEAVAEVLNLPPHVVAVFGLCVGYADSSVNVEIKPRLPQVAVLHQETYQLEKQDEAIADYNQIMKAFYNSQQMNVPGDWSEHSAKRIAFIESLSGRDKLREVLNNLGFELR
- a CDS encoding dienelactone hydrolase; the encoded protein is MTSTGIRTTQVKVPNGDLQIDAYLAEPAKEGKFPAAIVIQEIFGVNIHIREVAEKLAQEGYVAIAPALYQRTAPGFEAQYTPEDIQRGRGYKEQTTAEEILSDIQAAITYLRTLPNVQKDAIGSIGFCFGGHVVYLAATLPDIKVTASFYGGGITNSIPGGGEPTITHTSEIKGPIYAFFGTEDRGIPLEHTEQIEAELKKHQIPHKIFRYEGAEHGFFCNHRASYNPEAAADAWQKVLELFQKTLQLQTV